In Methylotenera sp. L2L1, the following proteins share a genomic window:
- the katG gene encoding catalase/peroxidase HPI — protein sequence MNKLKKTFLMSTIAIAVASSLTTTPAYAMKDANNQFWWPEQLDLRPLRQNGAENNPLDNNFKYSEAFLKLDIKEVKKDIEKVMKTSQAWWPADYGTYAPFFIRMAWHSAGVYRVFDGRGGSAGGQQRFEALNSWPDNVNLDKARRLLWPVKQKYGDSLSWGDLMTLTGNVALESMGFKTFGFAGGRVDDWEAEIVNWGPEKEFLADKRYSGDRELAKPLAAVQMGLIYVNPEGPNGNPDPLLAAKDIRDTFARMAMNDEETVALIAGGHTFGKAHGAHKPEECVGKEPAAAGIEEQGFGWKNKCGKGHSEDTVTSGLEGAWTFNPTAWTTQYLDNLFNFDWVQTKSPAGAIQWVPKNAEDLKAVPDAHVAGKRHAPIMFTTDLSLKFDPSYSKIAKRFKDNPEEYQLAFAKAWFKLTHRDMGPSVRYLGSEVPKETLIWQDPIPELNHAVIDAKDISSLKTAILATGLTGPELVRTAWASASTFRGTDMRGGANGARVRLAPQKDWNVNNPKELAKVLAKLEDVQKSFNAQLKGGKKVSFADVIVLAGNAAVEDAAKKAGMTITVPFKPGRMDATAAQTDVHSFSFLEPKADAFRNYYTTQNYLSPTDALVDKATLLNLTIPEMTVLLGGLRVLDANANGLKHGVFTQRPGTLSNDFFVNLLDMSTEWKKASTEGLYEGFDRTTKKIKWTATPVDLIFGSQSELRAVAEVYGSNNSQTKFVQDFTKAWVKVMEADRF from the coding sequence ATGAATAAACTAAAAAAAACATTCTTGATGTCAACAATTGCTATTGCAGTGGCCTCGTCACTGACGACAACACCTGCGTATGCGATGAAAGATGCTAATAATCAGTTCTGGTGGCCAGAGCAACTTGATTTGCGCCCATTACGTCAAAATGGCGCTGAAAACAATCCCTTAGATAATAACTTTAAATACAGTGAAGCATTTTTAAAGTTAGATATTAAAGAAGTTAAAAAAGACATTGAAAAAGTCATGAAGACATCACAAGCCTGGTGGCCTGCAGATTATGGTACTTATGCACCATTCTTTATCCGTATGGCTTGGCATAGTGCTGGTGTGTATCGCGTATTCGATGGTCGTGGTGGTTCAGCAGGTGGTCAACAGCGATTTGAGGCACTTAACAGTTGGCCTGATAACGTAAACTTAGACAAAGCACGTAGATTACTATGGCCTGTAAAACAAAAGTACGGTGATAGTTTGTCTTGGGGTGACTTGATGACGCTTACTGGAAACGTAGCACTTGAGTCGATGGGCTTTAAGACCTTTGGTTTTGCTGGCGGTCGTGTCGATGACTGGGAAGCTGAAATTGTCAATTGGGGTCCAGAAAAAGAGTTTTTAGCAGATAAAAGATATTCTGGCGACAGAGAGCTTGCTAAGCCATTAGCTGCGGTGCAAATGGGTTTGATTTACGTTAATCCAGAAGGCCCAAACGGCAATCCAGACCCACTATTAGCCGCTAAAGATATTCGTGATACGTTTGCGCGTATGGCAATGAATGATGAAGAAACGGTTGCGTTAATTGCTGGAGGTCACACATTTGGTAAAGCGCACGGCGCACACAAACCTGAAGAATGTGTTGGTAAAGAGCCAGCTGCTGCAGGAATTGAAGAGCAAGGCTTTGGTTGGAAAAATAAATGCGGTAAAGGTCATAGCGAAGACACTGTTACAAGTGGTCTTGAAGGTGCTTGGACATTCAATCCGACGGCATGGACAACACAGTATTTGGACAACCTCTTCAACTTTGATTGGGTACAAACTAAAAGTCCAGCTGGAGCAATTCAATGGGTTCCAAAAAATGCCGAAGATCTGAAAGCAGTGCCAGATGCGCATGTTGCAGGTAAACGTCATGCACCTATTATGTTTACTACTGACTTATCTCTAAAATTTGATCCAAGCTACAGTAAAATCGCTAAACGCTTTAAAGATAATCCAGAAGAGTATCAACTTGCATTTGCAAAAGCATGGTTTAAGTTAACCCATCGTGATATGGGTCCAAGCGTGCGTTATTTAGGTAGCGAAGTGCCAAAAGAAACACTCATTTGGCAAGATCCGATTCCTGAGTTAAATCATGCTGTCATTGATGCCAAAGACATCAGTAGCTTAAAAACAGCGATTTTAGCAACGGGTTTAACTGGTCCAGAACTCGTTAGAACTGCATGGGCTTCAGCATCTACTTTCCGTGGTACTGATATGCGCGGTGGTGCTAATGGCGCGAGAGTAAGACTTGCCCCACAAAAAGACTGGAATGTTAATAATCCTAAAGAGCTAGCAAAAGTATTAGCAAAACTTGAAGATGTTCAGAAGTCTTTTAATGCGCAACTAAAAGGCGGAAAAAAAGTTTCTTTTGCCGATGTGATTGTTCTAGCAGGTAATGCAGCGGTAGAAGATGCAGCTAAGAAAGCAGGGATGACAATTACGGTTCCATTTAAACCAGGTCGTATGGATGCAACTGCTGCTCAAACAGATGTTCATTCATTTAGCTTTTTAGAGCCAAAAGCTGATGCGTTTAGGAATTACTACACAACTCAGAATTACTTGTCACCAACAGATGCATTAGTTGATAAAGCTACGTTGCTAAACTTAACTATTCCTGAAATGACTGTATTGTTGGGAGGACTTCGTGTTCTTGACGCCAATGCAAATGGTTTAAAACATGGTGTATTTACGCAAAGACCAGGTACATTAAGTAACGATTTCTTTGTTAATTTACTTGATATGTCAACCGAGTGGAAAAAAGCCAGTACCGAAGGTCTGTATGAAGGTTTTGATCGCACGACCAAAAAAATTAAATGGACAGCTACACCTGTTGATTTAATTTTTGGATCACAATCTGAGCTACGTGCTGTTGCAGAAGTGTATGGCTCGAACAACAGTCAAACTAAATTTGTGCAAGACTTTACTAAGGCATGGGTAAAAGTAATGGAAGCTGACCGCTTTTAA
- a CDS encoding LysR substrate-binding domain-containing protein translates to MNLRDLHYLVAVADQRNFSKAANQCAISQPTLSNQIKKLEDLLNVQIFNRDSQNVNMTSVGSQIVDIARKITKDAETIKLIAKQASSINDNKIIMGAFPTLANYVFPEYVFRLKQLYEGMKLTLIEEKTDILIDMLVSSRVDVAFLAMPVDDDRLEGIALFDDPFYVAVSDRHPFADKNEIDIDELINENLLLLDEGHCLRSQMLKLCSASHHYADDFRAASLETLRVMVKSGIGITLMPSVSIYPGESDIKYIPIKSNPFRTIGLFWKKNNPRKELFESVASNLSYMPVQDEF, encoded by the coding sequence ATGAATTTGAGAGATTTACACTACTTAGTTGCGGTAGCGGATCAACGGAACTTTAGCAAAGCGGCAAACCAGTGCGCAATAAGCCAACCTACGCTAAGTAATCAGATTAAGAAGTTAGAAGATTTATTAAATGTACAAATATTTAATCGAGATTCACAAAACGTGAATATGACATCTGTTGGTTCACAGATCGTCGATATTGCTCGAAAAATAACCAAAGATGCTGAAACCATTAAACTGATTGCCAAACAAGCTTCTAGTATTAACGACAACAAGATCATTATGGGTGCGTTCCCAACGCTTGCAAATTACGTATTCCCAGAGTACGTGTTTAGATTAAAGCAGTTGTATGAGGGTATGAAACTCACTTTAATTGAAGAGAAAACAGATATCTTAATCGACATGCTGGTCTCATCAAGGGTTGACGTCGCATTTTTAGCAATGCCAGTAGATGACGATCGGTTGGAAGGTATTGCGCTATTTGATGATCCATTTTATGTCGCTGTCTCTGACAGGCATCCCTTCGCAGATAAAAACGAAATTGATATAGATGAATTGATCAATGAGAATCTACTATTATTAGATGAGGGTCATTGCTTACGCTCACAAATGCTTAAATTATGTTCAGCTTCTCATCATTATGCAGATGACTTTCGTGCAGCAAGCTTAGAAACGTTAAGAGTGATGGTTAAAAGTGGTATCGGTATTACGTTAATGCCAAGTGTTTCTATTTATCCAGGTGAAAGTGATATTAAATACATACCCATCAAATCGAATCCTTTTAGGACTATTGGTCTTTTTTGGAAAAAGAATAACCCAAGAAAAGAGTTATTCGAGAGTGTTGCATCAAACCTTTCTTACATGCCTGTACAAGATGAATTTTAA
- a CDS encoding antitoxin Xre/MbcA/ParS toxin-binding domain-containing protein, translated as MTTKSVISPHLAEIHALAVETFGTKSKAENWLSGFHTLLNNTPIAATETASGAIEVKKILIAISHGSVV; from the coding sequence ATGACGACCAAATCTGTGATCTCACCTCATCTTGCCGAAATTCATGCTTTGGCAGTCGAAACTTTCGGTACAAAATCAAAAGCCGAGAATTGGCTTAGTGGATTCCATACACTTTTAAATAACACGCCTATTGCTGCAACTGAAACAGCTTCAGGAGCTATTGAAGTCAAGAAAATACTTATTGCGATAAGTCACGGCAGTGTGGTTTGA
- a CDS encoding helix-turn-helix domain-containing protein, with translation MNSISFSNAFDAVTDNIEEAKELQVRADLMIALRDILEDKGWKQAEAAEVFKLSQPQISDLLQGKIDKLSIDLLMTCLHRYRCTQPAS, from the coding sequence ATGAACTCGATTAGTTTTAGTAATGCTTTTGATGCAGTTACAGACAATATAGAAGAAGCCAAAGAGCTACAAGTTCGTGCCGATCTGATGATTGCGCTGCGAGACATTTTAGAAGACAAAGGTTGGAAGCAAGCTGAAGCTGCCGAAGTGTTCAAATTATCACAACCACAAATTAGTGACTTATTGCAGGGGAAGATTGATAAGTTATCTATAGACTTGTTAATGACTTGCTTGCATCGCTATCGTTGCACGCAACCCGCCTCATAA
- a CDS encoding IS1595 family transposase, whose translation MAMHYSRNKANRKLTLYQLARLTEEECWEIFRVRRFGEEEKFACPECGAVEKHWFINTRKQWHCKHCNHRFSVTSGTVFHNRKLSLSKLLCILFSFVTGLQGANANELPSDLGVTYKTAFLNINKIREVVFETMDLSPLEGTVHIDCMHICGKPRRSNNRKSSDSFLVNNKLRVRKDSIVPDKKAHPESSNLKKLENRRIILALSQIASNGNQSYGSNRTITYVLKKEKAEIILPLIKKSVAKGSEIMTDFGGAFSKIEPLLGIKHSAVNHSAQYQNDFGINNNQAESFFSRIRRAEFGTFNAMSKTYLSFYASEAGFRNDSKTLGIEDKFYSLLSKILNKEPSKAFCGYNQGKRLGFEYCYS comes from the coding sequence ATGGCAATGCATTACAGTAGAAATAAGGCCAATAGAAAGTTAACTCTATACCAATTGGCAAGACTTACAGAGGAAGAATGTTGGGAAATATTTAGGGTTCGCAGGTTTGGAGAAGAAGAAAAATTTGCTTGTCCGGAATGTGGTGCAGTTGAAAAGCACTGGTTTATCAATACAAGAAAACAATGGCATTGCAAACACTGCAACCATCGGTTCAGCGTAACTTCTGGCACTGTATTTCATAATAGAAAGTTAAGTTTATCTAAGCTACTGTGCATCCTCTTCTCTTTCGTTACGGGATTGCAAGGGGCGAATGCGAATGAGCTTCCATCGGATTTAGGAGTAACTTACAAAACCGCATTTTTAAACATCAATAAAATAAGAGAGGTAGTTTTTGAAACTATGGATCTAAGCCCACTTGAAGGTACAGTTCATATAGACTGCATGCATATTTGTGGCAAGCCTCGGAGAAGCAATAATAGGAAATCTTCTGATTCTTTTTTAGTTAATAATAAACTGAGAGTCAGGAAGGATTCTATCGTTCCTGATAAAAAAGCACATCCAGAATCTTCCAATCTAAAGAAATTGGAGAATCGTCGAATTATTTTAGCGTTATCACAAATTGCATCAAATGGTAATCAATCATACGGCTCCAATAGAACAATTACTTATGTTTTGAAAAAGGAAAAAGCTGAGATTATTCTGCCACTTATAAAAAAATCAGTTGCTAAAGGTTCTGAAATCATGACGGATTTTGGAGGAGCGTTTAGCAAAATAGAGCCTCTATTAGGGATTAAGCATTCTGCTGTGAACCATTCGGCACAATATCAAAACGATTTTGGTATAAATAACAACCAAGCGGAGTCTTTCTTCTCAAGAATACGACGAGCAGAGTTTGGAACGTTCAATGCCATGAGCAAAACTTATTTGTCATTTTACGCTTCTGAGGCTGGATTTAGGAATGACAGCAAAACACTTGGGATTGAAGATAAATTCTACTCGTTGTTATCAAAAATACTTAATAAAGAGCCTTCTAAAGCATTTTGTGGATATAACCAAGGGAAGCGGCTGGGCTTTGAATATTGTTATAGCTAA
- a CDS encoding helix-turn-helix transcriptional regulator, which produces MHVTANNRMGLDMEKKMLIDAKEVAQRLGVSLRKLEYLISDGNAPLFMRIGRTRKWRLKDVDEWIEILYQKSSK; this is translated from the coding sequence ATGCATGTAACTGCAAATAACCGCATGGGCTTAGATATGGAAAAGAAAATGCTGATTGATGCGAAAGAAGTAGCTCAAAGGCTAGGAGTTAGCCTACGTAAGCTTGAGTATTTGATTTCAGATGGCAATGCCCCCTTATTCATGCGTATTGGCAGAACCAGGAAATGGCGACTAAAAGATGTTGATGAATGGATAGAAATCCTATATCAGAAATCTAGCAAATAA
- a CDS encoding helix-turn-helix domain-containing protein — MSGINFLRIGWTELHNSAMIFGAEVDYWPPDYPELVNRIYLDTRLYSNLLPRIVKDSHVDLEAYGCRSDLIFNMIFKRIRKNAKNHDNLRWWQYLTSEKSVNTLLNDFQKSSFNFHNTQAPVFSRIQIHTIAKYGMWLINHETEDPKQDSLAMLWGMALIGVTKYLWDKQGICEFCYRRTWPGRRFCEGHSQSQSDTKNRSKNYMNYRTGKKAHELIKKHELTERVQGATMLKQAISATAMCDLLYPEFLDKEVKTDEKDMIFQALSQCPYVLARLKMQIGCSYDEFINLEYDHLINHLRQTLDPYELSCRGWQLKIFSAEIWFAAERKVSPGVRKNGKKATARIAATKKLAALGLTKSEIARKLKISPSTISKWIVRKPEISWI, encoded by the coding sequence ATGAGTGGCATTAATTTTCTGCGTATCGGATGGACAGAGCTGCACAATTCAGCAATGATTTTTGGTGCTGAAGTGGATTATTGGCCGCCTGATTATCCTGAGCTGGTAAATAGGATTTACTTAGATACGCGGTTGTATAGCAATTTGCTACCCAGGATAGTTAAGGATTCACATGTGGATTTGGAGGCCTACGGCTGCCGATCCGATCTTATTTTTAATATGATTTTTAAGCGGATCCGTAAAAATGCAAAGAACCATGACAACTTAAGGTGGTGGCAATATCTGACAAGCGAAAAATCTGTCAACACGCTATTAAATGATTTTCAAAAGAGTTCTTTTAATTTTCACAACACTCAAGCACCAGTATTTTCAAGAATACAAATCCACACAATTGCAAAATATGGCATGTGGCTGATCAATCATGAGACAGAAGACCCTAAGCAGGATTCATTAGCAATGCTATGGGGGATGGCATTAATTGGTGTGACTAAATATCTCTGGGATAAGCAAGGAATTTGCGAGTTTTGTTATCGCAGGACCTGGCCTGGTAGGCGATTTTGTGAGGGGCACTCACAAAGCCAAAGCGATACCAAAAATCGCTCTAAAAATTATATGAATTACAGAACCGGCAAAAAAGCACATGAATTAATTAAAAAACACGAATTAACAGAAAGAGTTCAGGGTGCCACTATGCTCAAGCAAGCAATTTCAGCAACAGCAATGTGTGATTTGCTCTATCCAGAATTTCTGGATAAAGAAGTTAAAACTGATGAGAAGGATATGATTTTTCAGGCGCTATCTCAGTGCCCATACGTACTAGCCAGACTCAAGATGCAAATAGGCTGTTCTTATGATGAATTCATTAATTTGGAATATGACCATTTAATTAACCATCTAAGGCAAACGTTAGATCCCTATGAATTGTCGTGTAGAGGTTGGCAATTAAAAATATTTTCAGCTGAAATTTGGTTTGCTGCGGAAAGGAAAGTAAGTCCTGGCGTACGAAAGAATGGCAAAAAGGCCACAGCAAGAATTGCTGCAACTAAAAAGCTTGCTGCATTAGGACTCACAAAGTCTGAAATTGCACGCAAACTTAAAATAAGTCCATCGACAATTTCAAAATGGATTGTACGTAAACCAGAAATTTCATGGATTTAA
- a CDS encoding LexA family protein yields the protein MINRDEEYIGKLRDYYAHHHVLPSFSGIAKLVGLKTTSAVSSFVKRMKEIDLLSSTPDKRLQPGKRFFDREILDNVQAGAPRSANDNRGDVISIDDYLIEQPSRTIMLSVKGDSMIDAGLMPGDVVIVKKGAPSKAEDVVVAIVDNEFTIKYLAHDKAGFYLKPGNKGYPPIRPKDHLEIFGLVVGSFRKYH from the coding sequence ATGATAAATCGTGATGAAGAATATATCGGTAAATTACGCGACTACTATGCGCATCATCATGTGTTGCCTTCTTTTTCAGGAATTGCAAAGCTAGTTGGTTTAAAAACAACTTCCGCAGTGTCTTCTTTCGTCAAACGTATGAAAGAAATTGACTTATTGTCATCGACACCAGACAAACGATTGCAACCTGGAAAACGTTTCTTTGATCGAGAGATATTGGATAACGTGCAAGCTGGAGCTCCTCGCTCAGCCAATGATAATCGTGGCGATGTAATCTCTATAGATGACTACCTTATTGAGCAACCATCCAGAACAATCATGCTTTCTGTAAAAGGAGACTCTATGATTGATGCTGGTTTGATGCCAGGTGATGTTGTAATCGTAAAAAAAGGCGCCCCATCAAAGGCCGAGGATGTTGTAGTGGCGATTGTCGATAATGAATTTACTATAAAATACCTAGCGCATGATAAAGCTGGATTCTATTTAAAACCAGGAAACAAAGGTTACCCTCCTATCAGACCAAAAGATCATCTTGAAATATTTGGTTTGGTTGTTGGTTCATTTAGAAAATATCATTAG
- the tcmP gene encoding three-Cys-motif partner protein TcmP, protein MVDHEFGGSWTEQKLAALKSYLQAYRLIFTQNEKAKHFKTIYIDAFAGTGERKSRDVNVMDSPLFSTAELPEINSYQKGSARIALELDAPFDEYIFIDKNEEHTNQLKLTISQHYPALQGHCKILCGDGPEYIRQLCLSNKWQKERAVLFLDPYGMNVEWELLCLIAKTKAIDLWLLFPLGTGANRLLKKDGLPDKGFSEKLTKIFGTDEWKKAFYKQDQQASLFDDETSLVKDASFDEIGQFFIGRLKTIFSGVSPTTKALYNTRNNPMYLLCFAAGNPIGAPTAIKIANHLLRK, encoded by the coding sequence ATGGTTGATCATGAATTTGGTGGTTCGTGGACGGAGCAAAAGTTAGCTGCATTGAAAAGTTATCTGCAGGCATATCGATTGATATTTACTCAAAATGAGAAGGCTAAGCATTTTAAGACTATATATATTGATGCATTTGCCGGAACTGGTGAAAGGAAGAGCAGAGATGTTAACGTCATGGACTCACCACTTTTCTCAACAGCAGAATTGCCAGAAATTAATTCATATCAAAAGGGTAGCGCTAGAATAGCCCTTGAATTAGATGCACCATTTGATGAATATATATTTATTGATAAGAACGAAGAACACACAAATCAATTAAAGTTAACCATTAGTCAACACTACCCTGCATTGCAGGGGCATTGCAAAATATTATGCGGAGATGGCCCAGAATACATTCGTCAATTATGTCTATCCAATAAATGGCAAAAGGAGCGTGCTGTATTATTCCTTGACCCCTATGGCATGAATGTAGAATGGGAGTTGCTTTGTCTTATAGCAAAAACTAAAGCCATAGATTTATGGTTATTGTTTCCTTTAGGAACCGGTGCAAATAGATTATTAAAAAAAGACGGTTTGCCTGATAAAGGATTCTCAGAAAAATTAACCAAAATATTTGGCACTGACGAATGGAAAAAGGCGTTTTATAAGCAAGATCAACAAGCAAGCTTATTTGATGATGAAACATCTTTAGTAAAAGATGCTTCATTTGATGAAATAGGTCAATTTTTTATTGGCCGATTAAAAACAATATTTTCTGGTGTTTCGCCTACCACTAAGGCTCTTTATAACACACGCAACAATCCAATGTACTTATTGTGTTTTGCAGCGGGCAATCCCATTGGGGCACCTACAGCGATAAAAATAGCAAATCATTTGTTAAGGAAGTAA
- a CDS encoding DUF5131 family protein yields MATTSKIEWTEQTWNPTVGCTKVSPGCKFCYAEVMAQRLEAMGTPGYENGFQLTILPNRLLEPLKRKVPTVYFVNSMSDLFHEDVPFSYIDKVFEVIIQASQHTFQILTKRSARMAEYFEGKKAPKNAWIGVSVEDKKYGVPRIDDLRKIDAHIRFLSVEPLLEDVGQLDLSNIHWVIVGGESGRNARPMKAEWAESIRDQCKESGVAFFFKQWGGWGVDGKKRAKKYNGRELNGRTWDDMPDMSASV; encoded by the coding sequence ATGGCAACTACAAGCAAAATTGAGTGGACTGAACAAACTTGGAATCCTACTGTGGGTTGCACAAAAGTTTCACCTGGTTGCAAGTTTTGTTATGCAGAGGTCATGGCGCAAAGACTTGAAGCTATGGGTACGCCAGGTTATGAAAATGGTTTTCAATTGACTATCCTGCCAAATAGACTGCTTGAACCACTTAAGAGGAAAGTACCTACCGTTTACTTTGTTAACTCAATGTCTGATTTATTTCATGAAGATGTTCCATTCAGTTACATTGATAAAGTATTCGAGGTCATCATTCAAGCAAGCCAACATACGTTTCAGATTCTCACCAAACGTAGTGCGCGAATGGCTGAGTATTTTGAAGGCAAAAAAGCTCCTAAAAATGCTTGGATTGGTGTATCCGTAGAAGATAAAAAATATGGGGTTCCTCGCATAGACGACCTAAGAAAAATCGATGCTCATATTCGTTTTCTTTCAGTAGAGCCATTACTCGAAGATGTTGGCCAACTTGATCTAAGTAATATACATTGGGTAATAGTTGGCGGGGAGTCTGGGCGTAATGCGCGCCCAATGAAAGCTGAATGGGCCGAGTCTATTCGAGATCAATGTAAAGAGTCTGGTGTTGCATTCTTCTTTAAACAATGGGGAGGATGGGGAGTGGATGGTAAAAAGAGAGCGAAGAAATACAACGGCAGAGAATTAAATGGCCGTACATGGGATGATATGCCAGACATGTCTGCATCGGTTTAA